The following are from one region of the Oncorhynchus nerka isolate Pitt River linkage group LG8, Oner_Uvic_2.0, whole genome shotgun sequence genome:
- the LOC115133668 gene encoding protein S100-P: protein MSQLETAMAILLKTFDKYSGAEGNKGTLSKAELKTMMEKELPSLLKASKNPGDCDKLMKALDHNGDSEVDFNEFVVLVAALTCACHDRCPKK from the exons ATGTCCCAACTGGAGACAGCGATGGCCATCCTCCTGAAGACCTTTGACAAGTACTCTGGAGCCGAAGGCAACAAGGGCACGCTGAGCAAGGCTGAGCTCAAAACCATGATGGAAAAGGAGCTGCCTTCTCTCCTGAAG GCTTCTAAGAACCCTGGGGACTGTGACAAGCTGATGAAGGCTTTGGACCATAATGGAGACTCCGAGGTGGACTTCAATGAGTTCGTAGTCCTGGTCGCTGCTCTCACCTGCGCCTGCCACGACCGCTGCCCCAAGAAATGA